Proteins encoded within one genomic window of Streptomyces profundus:
- a CDS encoding type I polyketide synthase → MTKESGRSEGARTTRTHGQAPIAVVGVACRLPGAVDPTEFWRLLRDGVDAVGELPESRARHVDTPVQGGFLDRVDLFDPEFFGISPREAVTMDPQQRLMLELAWEALENAGTVPDRIRDSRTAVYASAIWDDYAELAHRRGGAALTHHTFTGTRRAMLANRVSYALGLRGPSLTVDTGQSSSLVAVHLACESLRAGEIDAALVGGVNLVAAPGSTATSARMGALAASGRCRTFDAGADGYVRGEGGAALLLKTVERAVADGDTVYCVIRGSAVNNDGGGDSLGTPRPETQEEVLRLAYERAGTDPRRARYVELHGTGTPTGDPVEAAALGAVVGAGRPAGDPLPVGSVKTNVGHLEGAAGIVGLLKVALSIHHRELPPSLHFTAPNPRIPLDRLNLRVRTEHGAWAATPGQLVAGVSSFGLGGTNCHVVLADFAEGGRATHRTTAPARPLPWVLTGRDARALAAQADRLRHALESAPGEVTPGDVGLSLATTRAHFAHRAVVVGADRDELLRSVADLAANEPAPELVRGVAGTTGAGPVLVFPGQGAQWAGMGLELAEDYPVFGAALGECAAALSRWVDWDVWEELRGDLSRVDVVQPLSWAVMVSLGRLWESFGVTPAAVVGHSQGEIAAAVVAGGLSLDDGARVVAVRSRVIARKLAGRGAMASVGLSVAGVEEWLDGVPGVSVAAVNGPDSTVVAGGVAALEQLLERWEAAEVRVRRVAVDYASHSEHVEGVREELAEALAEVRGRECRVPLRSTVTGEVVRGAELDAGYWVRNLRQTVRFADAVRALIAEGHTHFVEASPHPVLCAPIVATAEAVDVEVAAVGSLRRQEGGGRRFLASVAEAWARGVSLNWETAFDGLGARRVHLPTYAFQRDGYWLPEGDAGDVTAPPPAVAAPDRDTATPAAGARAGELATGDRAQQRRRLLDLVRRHAAAVLGQSDAGRVAEATTFKDAGFDSHMSVELRDRLGLATGLRLPSDTLFSFPTPATLAERLRAELAGDDAPSAAGTGTGQAGTTPDDEPIAIVGMACRFPGGVESPEDLWRLVAAGEDAIGDFPTDRAWDLESLFDPDPEHGGTSYTRQGGFLGGATGFDPAFFGISPREALTMDPQQRLLLEVSWEAIERAGMLPETLRGTPTGVFVGAMAQEYGSRLDAAPEGFEGQLLTGSANSVLSGRIAYTLGLKGPAITVDTACSSSLVSLHLAAQALRQSDCSIALAGGVAVMASPGIFLEFSRQRGLSPDGRCKAFAAGADGTGWAEGVGMLVLERLSEARRNGHRVLAVVRGSAINQDGASNGLTAPNGASQQEVIRRALATAGLTAGDVDAVEAHGTGTTLGDPIEAHALLATYGQGRTADDPLYLGSLKSNIGHAQAAAGVGGVIKMVMAMRDGSLPRTLHVDKPSSHVDWTLGAVSLLAQGRPWPERDRPRRAGVSSFGISGTNAHVILEQAAADEPADEPAGPAPWPLLWPLSGASAEALAAQAARLGEFAADDAAPPADIGLSLATTRAAFRHRAVVTGRQRAELLAGLAGLAAGEPPPGVVAGQTLPGADSLGPVFVFPGQGSQWIGMGLRLADEFEVFRQALADCEAALAPHVDWSLREVLADEERLARVDVVQPALWAVMVSLARLWESFGVRPAAVVGHSQGEIAAAVVAGALSLTDAARVVALRSRAIRQRLAGQGGMASVALERADATRLLAPWAGRLSVAAVNGPHSTVVAGEVEALEDFVAHCEKEDVRVRRIAVDYASHSAQVEILREELLQALDGLEPGPVRLPFVSTVTGKPLEGPELDADYWYTNLRSTVEFADTVATLIDQGHGLFVESSAHPVLAMAIEENADAGVVAVGTLRRDDGGADRFVSSLAQAWAGGADVDWAAVHPGAKAVDLPTYAFQHQRYWLAAPAAGSERRDHPLAETVVPLAEGGGALLVATLSRSTTPWLADHAVDGRALLPGTGFIELALRAGAAVGCGRLAELTLKTPLWLPERGAVRLQIAVAAAEDAAGAAHTFTAHSRPVDADQDAPWTSHATGVLAPAEAAEPAGTDAWPPAEAERVDIEDLYPRLAALGYHYGPAFQGVRAAWRRGDEVFTEVALAPDQQAEAAHHGLHPALLDAALHGALLDSLDRSSGQVALPFAFAGVEPHATGATTARVRITPQGPDTVSLRLTDAAGRVIAVIESLEMRAAQSAAAPVDGLYRIDWVPAAEVPPAAEAADRYVLDPDARDLSALPVPPPATVVLPVRAGRPVAEAVGAALTLLTTWLADERLTGSRLVFALTGDAPEQAAVAGLVRTAQNEQPGRFTLVHAVDDAEFAVSAVAGGGDEPEVRVNGESSFVPRLARATRPSLNVPERPWRLGASGGAGDIVVALPSDRAEAPLAEGQVRVAVGAAGLNFRDLVVALEMVAGLEGVGVEGAGTVVEAGPGVTRLAVGDRVMGMLPESMGPLAVADARTLIRLPDGWTFEQGASAPVTYLTVWLGLVEGAGLGRGDRVLIHAATGGLGLAAVRVARHLGAEVFATASPAKHHHLRALGLPEDHIANSRSLDFRDRFLATTGGEGVDVVMNVLAGDFTDASLDLLPRGGRFVEMGKTDIRDAATVAAAYPGVRYQYFDLMSEHPDAIAGALERLAGHFADGDFPPPPITSWPMEAAPDAFHTLQRAQHVGKLVLTNRRPWHPDRTVLITGGTGTLGALLARHLVTRHGVRHLLLTSRRGPAADGARELVEELTALGAEPRVVACDAADRPALTGLLAAIPGDCRLGAVIHAAGLLDDATVEAMTVERVQRVLRAKTEAALLLDELTRGLDLDAFVLYSSVAGVLGTAGQANYAAANAALDALARDRHRRGLPAVSLAWGLWQAASGMTGHLDGQDVGRLSRTGVAPLEAAEGLALFDQGVADGGAGLVAARLDLAGLREQAAAGELPAVLRGLVGTVRRRAEPAANAPTTSGDGTLAERLSGAAPAERRRVLLDLVRLHAATVLRHGTGGDIAPEQPFRDIGFDSLTAVELRNRINAAAGLRLPSTVIFRHPTPAQLADRLATELFPQQTTSPSQGVLTELDRLSTALREIPSEADDRRVIGDRLRELLSEFEPKGEPTVDITLSDGARERPRPLVDEDLLALIDKELGTE, encoded by the coding sequence ATGACGAAGGAATCCGGACGCTCAGAGGGTGCACGCACGACGCGGACGCACGGACAGGCGCCGATCGCGGTCGTCGGCGTCGCCTGCCGACTGCCAGGGGCCGTGGACCCCACCGAGTTCTGGCGACTGCTGCGCGACGGCGTGGACGCGGTCGGCGAACTCCCCGAGAGCCGCGCCCGGCACGTCGACACCCCGGTCCAGGGCGGCTTCCTCGACCGCGTGGACCTGTTCGACCCGGAGTTCTTCGGCATCTCGCCCCGCGAGGCCGTCACCATGGACCCCCAGCAGCGGCTGATGCTCGAACTGGCCTGGGAGGCGCTGGAGAACGCCGGCACCGTCCCCGACCGGATACGCGACTCCCGCACCGCCGTCTACGCCTCGGCGATCTGGGACGACTACGCCGAACTCGCGCACCGGCGGGGCGGGGCGGCGCTCACCCACCACACCTTCACCGGCACCCGCCGGGCGATGCTGGCCAACCGCGTCTCCTACGCCCTCGGCCTGCGCGGCCCCAGCCTCACCGTGGACACCGGCCAGTCGTCGTCGCTGGTCGCCGTCCACCTCGCCTGCGAGAGCCTGCGCGCGGGCGAGATCGACGCGGCCCTCGTCGGCGGCGTCAACCTCGTGGCCGCCCCCGGCTCCACCGCGACCTCGGCCCGGATGGGCGCGCTCGCCGCCAGCGGCCGGTGCCGCACCTTCGACGCCGGGGCCGACGGCTATGTCCGCGGCGAGGGCGGCGCCGCGCTGCTCCTGAAGACGGTGGAGCGCGCGGTCGCCGACGGCGACACCGTGTACTGCGTGATCCGTGGCAGCGCCGTCAACAACGACGGCGGCGGCGACTCCCTCGGCACCCCGCGCCCCGAGACCCAGGAGGAGGTGCTGCGGCTGGCGTACGAGCGGGCCGGCACCGACCCCCGCCGGGCGCGCTATGTCGAACTGCACGGCACCGGCACCCCCACGGGGGACCCCGTGGAGGCGGCGGCCCTCGGCGCCGTGGTGGGCGCGGGGCGCCCGGCCGGCGACCCGCTGCCCGTCGGCTCGGTCAAGACCAACGTGGGCCATCTGGAGGGGGCGGCCGGCATCGTCGGCCTCCTCAAGGTCGCGCTCAGCATCCACCACCGGGAGCTGCCGCCCAGCCTGCACTTCACCGCGCCCAACCCCCGCATCCCGCTCGACCGGCTGAACCTCAGGGTGCGGACCGAACACGGTGCCTGGGCCGCGACACCGGGCCAACTCGTCGCCGGCGTCTCCTCGTTCGGCCTCGGCGGCACCAACTGCCACGTGGTGCTCGCCGACTTCGCCGAGGGCGGCAGGGCCACCCACCGCACCACCGCGCCGGCCCGCCCGCTGCCCTGGGTGCTCACCGGACGTGACGCCAGGGCGCTCGCCGCCCAGGCGGACCGGCTGCGGCACGCGCTGGAGTCCGCCCCGGGCGAGGTGACGCCGGGCGATGTCGGCCTCTCGCTGGCCACCACCCGCGCCCACTTCGCCCACCGCGCCGTGGTCGTCGGCGCCGACCGCGACGAGCTGCTGAGGTCCGTCGCCGACCTCGCGGCCAACGAGCCGGCCCCCGAGCTCGTGCGCGGCGTCGCCGGTACCACCGGGGCCGGCCCCGTGCTGGTGTTCCCGGGGCAGGGCGCGCAGTGGGCCGGCATGGGCCTCGAACTGGCCGAGGACTACCCGGTGTTCGGCGCGGCGCTTGGGGAGTGCGCGGCGGCGCTGTCGCGGTGGGTGGACTGGGACGTCTGGGAGGAGCTGCGGGGCGATCTGTCGCGGGTCGATGTGGTGCAGCCGCTGTCGTGGGCGGTGATGGTGTCGCTCGGCCGGCTGTGGGAGTCGTTCGGAGTCACGCCGGCGGCCGTGGTGGGCCATTCACAGGGGGAGATCGCGGCGGCCGTGGTGGCCGGCGGGCTCTCCCTCGACGACGGTGCTCGCGTGGTGGCGGTGCGGTCCCGGGTGATCGCGAGGAAGCTGGCGGGCCGGGGCGCGATGGCGTCCGTCGGCCTGTCGGTCGCCGGCGTCGAGGAGTGGCTCGACGGCGTGCCCGGCGTCTCCGTCGCGGCGGTGAACGGCCCCGACTCCACGGTGGTCGCCGGCGGCGTGGCCGCGTTGGAGCAACTGCTGGAGCGCTGGGAGGCCGCGGAGGTGCGGGTGCGCCGGGTGGCGGTGGACTACGCCTCGCACTCGGAGCATGTGGAGGGCGTGCGGGAGGAGTTGGCCGAGGCGCTGGCGGAGGTGAGGGGGCGGGAGTGCCGGGTGCCGTTGCGTTCGACGGTGACCGGCGAGGTGGTGCGCGGCGCCGAGCTGGACGCGGGGTACTGGGTGCGGAACCTGCGGCAGACGGTGCGCTTCGCCGACGCGGTGCGCGCGCTGATCGCCGAGGGCCACACCCACTTCGTCGAGGCCAGCCCGCACCCCGTGCTCTGCGCCCCGATCGTGGCCACCGCCGAGGCGGTGGACGTGGAGGTCGCCGCCGTCGGCAGCCTGCGCCGCCAGGAGGGCGGCGGCCGGCGGTTCCTGGCGAGCGTCGCCGAGGCGTGGGCCCGTGGGGTGTCGCTGAACTGGGAGACCGCCTTCGACGGCCTGGGCGCGCGGCGCGTCCACCTGCCCACCTACGCCTTCCAACGCGACGGCTACTGGCTGCCCGAGGGCGACGCCGGCGACGTCACCGCCCCGCCGCCCGCCGTCGCGGCGCCCGACCGGGACACCGCGACCCCGGCGGCTGGCGCCCGCGCCGGTGAGCTCGCGACCGGCGACCGGGCCCAGCAGCGTCGACGCCTGCTGGACCTGGTGCGGCGCCACGCCGCGGCCGTGCTGGGCCAGAGCGACGCCGGCCGCGTCGCCGAGGCGACGACGTTCAAGGACGCCGGCTTCGACTCCCACATGTCCGTCGAGCTGCGCGACCGCCTCGGGCTCGCCACCGGGCTGCGGCTGCCGTCGGACACGCTGTTCTCCTTCCCCACGCCGGCCACCCTCGCCGAGCGCCTGCGCGCCGAACTCGCCGGCGACGACGCCCCGTCCGCGGCGGGCACCGGGACGGGCCAGGCCGGCACGACCCCCGACGACGAGCCCATCGCCATCGTCGGCATGGCCTGCCGCTTCCCCGGCGGGGTCGAATCGCCCGAGGACCTGTGGCGGCTCGTCGCCGCCGGCGAGGACGCCATCGGCGACTTCCCCACCGACCGGGCCTGGGATCTGGAGTCCCTCTTCGACCCCGACCCGGAGCACGGCGGCACCTCCTACACGCGGCAGGGCGGTTTCCTCGGCGGAGCCACCGGGTTCGACCCCGCGTTCTTCGGGATCTCGCCGCGCGAGGCGCTCACCATGGACCCCCAGCAGCGGCTGCTGCTCGAAGTCTCCTGGGAGGCCATCGAGCGCGCCGGGATGCTCCCCGAGACGCTGCGCGGCACCCCGACGGGCGTCTTCGTCGGGGCCATGGCCCAGGAGTACGGCAGCCGCCTCGACGCGGCGCCCGAGGGCTTCGAGGGGCAACTCCTCACCGGCAGCGCCAACAGCGTCCTCTCCGGCCGCATCGCCTACACCCTGGGCCTCAAGGGCCCGGCGATCACCGTGGACACGGCCTGCTCCTCCTCGCTGGTCTCCCTCCACCTCGCGGCCCAGGCGCTGCGCCAGTCGGACTGCTCCATCGCCCTGGCCGGCGGCGTCGCCGTGATGGCGAGCCCCGGCATCTTCCTGGAGTTCAGCCGCCAGCGCGGTCTCTCCCCCGACGGCCGCTGCAAGGCGTTCGCCGCCGGCGCCGACGGGACCGGCTGGGCCGAGGGCGTCGGGATGCTGGTGCTGGAGCGCCTCTCCGAGGCGCGCCGCAACGGGCACCGGGTGCTCGCCGTGGTGCGCGGCTCCGCGATCAACCAGGACGGCGCCTCCAACGGCCTGACCGCGCCCAACGGCGCCTCCCAGCAGGAGGTGATCCGCCGGGCGCTCGCCACGGCCGGGCTGACCGCGGGGGACGTCGACGCCGTGGAGGCGCACGGCACCGGCACCACGCTGGGCGACCCCATCGAGGCACACGCCCTGCTCGCCACCTACGGGCAGGGGCGGACCGCCGACGACCCGCTGTACCTGGGGTCGTTGAAGTCCAACATCGGGCACGCCCAGGCCGCCGCCGGCGTGGGCGGCGTCATCAAGATGGTGATGGCGATGCGGGACGGCTCGCTGCCGAGGACGCTGCACGTCGACAAGCCGTCGTCGCACGTGGACTGGACCCTGGGCGCCGTGTCCCTGCTGGCCCAGGGCCGGCCCTGGCCGGAGCGCGACCGCCCCCGGCGCGCGGGTGTCTCCTCCTTCGGCATCAGCGGCACCAACGCGCATGTGATCCTCGAACAGGCGGCGGCGGACGAGCCGGCGGACGAGCCGGCCGGGCCGGCGCCCTGGCCGCTGCTGTGGCCGCTCTCCGGCGCCTCGGCCGAGGCGCTGGCGGCGCAGGCCGCCAGGCTCGGGGAGTTCGCCGCCGATGACGCGGCCCCGCCGGCCGACATCGGCCTCTCGTTGGCGACGACCAGGGCGGCGTTCCGGCACCGGGCCGTGGTGACGGGCCGGCAGCGCGCCGAACTGCTGGCCGGCCTCGCCGGACTGGCGGCCGGCGAGCCCCCGCCCGGCGTGGTCGCCGGGCAGACCCTCCCGGGCGCCGACAGTCTCGGCCCGGTGTTCGTCTTCCCCGGCCAGGGCTCGCAGTGGATCGGGATGGGCCTGCGCCTGGCCGACGAGTTCGAGGTGTTCCGGCAGGCGCTGGCCGACTGCGAGGCGGCGCTCGCGCCCCATGTGGACTGGTCGCTGCGCGAGGTGCTGGCCGACGAGGAGCGGTTGGCGCGGGTCGATGTCGTCCAACCGGCGCTGTGGGCCGTGATGGTCTCCCTGGCCCGCCTCTGGGAGTCCTTCGGGGTGCGGCCGGCCGCCGTGGTCGGCCACTCCCAGGGGGAGATCGCCGCCGCCGTGGTGGCGGGCGCGCTCTCCCTGACCGACGCGGCCCGGGTGGTCGCGCTGCGCTCCCGCGCCATCCGGCAGCGCCTCGCTGGCCAGGGCGGCATGGCGTCGGTCGCGCTGGAGCGCGCGGACGCCACCCGGCTGCTCGCCCCCTGGGCGGGCAGGCTCTCCGTCGCCGCCGTCAACGGCCCCCACTCCACGGTGGTGGCCGGCGAGGTCGAGGCGCTTGAGGACTTCGTCGCCCACTGCGAGAAGGAGGACGTCCGGGTCCGCCGGATCGCCGTGGACTACGCCTCGCACTCCGCCCAGGTGGAGATCCTCCGCGAGGAACTGCTCCAGGCCCTGGACGGTCTCGAACCCGGCCCGGTCCGGCTGCCCTTCGTGTCCACGGTGACGGGAAAGCCGCTGGAGGGACCGGAGTTGGACGCCGACTACTGGTACACCAACCTCCGCTCGACCGTCGAGTTCGCGGACACCGTGGCGACCCTCATCGACCAGGGCCACGGCCTGTTCGTCGAGAGCAGCGCGCACCCCGTGCTGGCCATGGCCATCGAGGAGAACGCCGACGCCGGTGTGGTCGCCGTCGGCACGCTGCGGCGCGACGACGGCGGGGCCGACCGCTTCGTCAGCTCCCTGGCCCAGGCGTGGGCCGGCGGGGCCGACGTCGACTGGGCGGCCGTCCACCCCGGGGCCAAGGCGGTGGACCTGCCCACCTACGCCTTCCAGCACCAGCGCTACTGGCTGGCCGCCCCGGCGGCCGGTTCGGAGCGGCGGGACCACCCGCTGGCCGAGACGGTGGTGCCGCTCGCGGAGGGCGGCGGCGCGCTGCTGGTCGCCACCCTGTCGCGTTCCACCACCCCCTGGCTGGCCGATCACGCCGTCGACGGTCGGGCGCTGCTCCCCGGCACCGGCTTCATCGAGCTCGCCCTGCGGGCCGGCGCGGCGGTCGGCTGCGGGCGGCTCGCGGAACTGACCCTCAAGACGCCGCTGTGGCTCCCCGAACGCGGGGCGGTGCGGCTCCAGATCGCCGTGGCGGCGGCGGAGGACGCGGCGGGCGCCGCCCACACCTTCACCGCCCACTCGCGCCCCGTGGACGCCGACCAGGACGCGCCGTGGACCAGCCACGCCACCGGGGTGCTCGCCCCCGCCGAGGCGGCCGAGCCCGCCGGGACCGACGCGTGGCCGCCGGCCGAAGCGGAGCGGGTGGACATCGAGGACCTCTACCCGCGACTGGCCGCCCTCGGCTACCACTACGGCCCGGCGTTCCAGGGCGTGCGGGCCGCCTGGCGGCGCGGCGACGAGGTGTTCACCGAGGTCGCGCTCGCCCCGGACCAGCAGGCCGAGGCCGCGCACCACGGTCTGCACCCGGCGCTCCTGGACGCCGCCCTGCACGGCGCGCTGCTCGACTCCCTGGACCGCTCGTCAGGACAGGTGGCCCTGCCGTTCGCGTTCGCCGGCGTCGAGCCGCACGCCACCGGGGCGACCACCGCGCGCGTCCGGATCACCCCCCAGGGGCCCGACACCGTCAGCCTGCGCCTGACCGATGCCGCCGGCCGCGTCATCGCCGTCATCGAGTCGCTTGAGATGCGGGCCGCCCAGAGCGCCGCCGCGCCCGTGGACGGGCTCTACCGGATCGACTGGGTGCCGGCCGCCGAGGTGCCGCCGGCCGCCGAGGCGGCCGACCGGTATGTGCTCGACCCGGACGCGCGGGATCTGAGCGCGCTGCCCGTGCCGCCGCCGGCCACCGTCGTGCTGCCCGTCCGGGCCGGACGGCCCGTGGCCGAGGCGGTGGGGGCGGCCCTGACGCTGCTGACCACCTGGCTGGCCGACGAGCGGCTCACCGGTTCCCGGCTGGTCTTCGCCCTCACCGGCGACGCGCCCGAACAGGCCGCGGTCGCCGGGCTGGTGCGCACCGCGCAGAACGAGCAGCCGGGCCGGTTCACCCTGGTACACGCCGTGGACGACGCGGAGTTCGCGGTCAGCGCCGTCGCGGGCGGCGGTGACGAGCCGGAGGTCAGGGTGAACGGGGAGAGCTCGTTCGTCCCCCGGCTGGCCCGCGCGACCCGGCCGTCGCTGAACGTGCCGGAGAGGCCGTGGCGGCTTGGCGCCTCGGGCGGTGCGGGGGACATCGTCGTGGCGCTGCCGTCGGACCGCGCCGAGGCACCGCTGGCCGAGGGCCAGGTGCGGGTGGCGGTGGGCGCCGCCGGGCTGAACTTCCGTGACCTGGTCGTCGCCCTGGAGATGGTGGCCGGCCTTGAGGGCGTGGGCGTCGAGGGCGCCGGCACCGTCGTGGAGGCCGGCCCCGGGGTGACCCGACTGGCCGTCGGGGACCGGGTGATGGGCATGCTGCCGGAGTCGATGGGCCCGCTGGCCGTCGCCGACGCCCGCACGCTGATCCGGCTGCCCGACGGCTGGACCTTCGAACAGGGCGCGTCCGCCCCGGTCACCTATCTGACGGTGTGGCTCGGACTGGTCGAAGGCGCCGGGCTGGGCAGGGGCGACCGTGTCCTGATCCACGCCGCCACCGGCGGCCTGGGCCTGGCTGCGGTCCGGGTGGCCCGCCATCTCGGAGCCGAGGTCTTCGCCACCGCGAGCCCGGCCAAGCACCACCACCTGCGCGCGCTCGGCCTGCCCGAGGACCACATCGCCAACAGCCGGAGCCTCGACTTCCGCGACCGGTTCCTCGCCACCACCGGCGGCGAGGGCGTGGACGTCGTGATGAACGTCCTCGCCGGCGACTTCACCGACGCCTCGCTCGATCTGCTGCCGCGCGGCGGCCGGTTCGTGGAGATGGGCAAGACCGACATCCGGGATGCGGCCACCGTCGCCGCCGCGTATCCCGGGGTGCGCTACCAGTACTTCGACCTGATGTCCGAGCACCCGGACGCCATCGCCGGCGCCCTGGAGCGGCTGGCCGGCCACTTCGCCGACGGCGACTTCCCGCCGCCGCCGATCACCAGCTGGCCCATGGAGGCGGCCCCCGACGCCTTCCACACCCTGCAACGGGCCCAGCACGTCGGCAAGTTGGTGCTGACCAACCGCCGCCCCTGGCACCCGGACCGCACCGTGCTGATCACCGGCGGCACCGGAACGCTCGGCGCGCTGCTGGCCCGGCACCTCGTCACCCGGCACGGCGTCCGTCACCTGCTGCTGACCAGCAGGCGAGGGCCGGCCGCCGACGGGGCGCGCGAACTGGTCGAGGAGCTCACCGCACTGGGCGCCGAACCCCGGGTGGTCGCCTGCGACGCCGCCGACCGGCCGGCCCTGACCGGCCTGCTGGCCGCCATCCCCGGGGACTGTCGGCTCGGCGCGGTGATCCACGCCGCCGGCCTGCTGGACGACGCCACGGTCGAGGCCATGACGGTCGAACGCGTCCAACGGGTGCTGCGGGCCAAGACCGAGGCGGCCCTGCTGCTCGACGAGTTGACCCGGGGCCTGGACCTGGACGCGTTCGTGCTCTACTCCTCGGTCGCCGGGGTGCTCGGCACCGCCGGCCAGGCCAACTACGCGGCGGCCAACGCGGCGTTGGACGCCCTGGCCCGCGACCGGCACCGGCGCGGCCTGCCCGCCGTCTCCCTCGCCTGGGGCCTGTGGCAGGCGGCCAGCGGCATGACGGGACACCTGGACGGCCAGGACGTGGGGCGCCTGTCCCGCACCGGGGTCGCCCCGCTGGAGGCCGCCGAGGGCCTCGCGCTCTTCGACCAGGGGGTCGCCGACGGCGGCGCCGGCCTGGTGGCGGCCCGGCTCGACCTCGCCGGGCTGCGTGAGCAGGCGGCGGCCGGCGAACTCCCCGCCGTGCTCAGGGGCCTGGTCGGCACCGTCCGCCGGCGCGCCGAGCCGGCGGCCAACGCGCCCACCACCTCGGGCGATGGCACCCTGGCCGAACGGCTCTCGGGCGCCGCCCCGGCGGAGCGCCGACGCGTCCTGCTGGACCTGGTGCGCCTCCACGCGGCGACCGTGCTGCGGCACGGCACCGGCGGCGACATCGCCCCGGAACAGCCGTTCCGCGACATCGGGTTCGACTCCCTCACCGCCGTGGAACTGCGCAACCGGATCAACGCCGCCGCCGGGCTCCGGCTGCCGAGCACCGTGATCTTCCGCCATCCGACCCCCGCCCAGCTCGCTGACCGGCTGGCCACGGAACTGTTCCCCCAGCAGACGACGTCCCCATCCCAGGGAGTGCTCACCGAGCTGGACCGGCTGTCCACCGCGCTGCGTGAGATCCCGTCCGAGGCGGACGACCGGCGGGTCATCGGGGATCGGTTGCGGGAGCTGCTGAGCGAGTTCGAGCCGAAGGGCGAACCGACCGTGGACATCACGCTGTCCGACGGGGCTCGCGAGAGACCCCGACCCCTCGTGGACGAGGACCTGCTCGCTCTGATCGACAAGGAGCTGGGAACCGAGTGA